AGTAGTAGTTGGCGAGTTGTAATTACCCACTAGTTCGGCGTTCAAACTCCAAAAAGGAAGCTGGAAGCTTTGTTGCAAACTCACATTACCAGCTAACGCCCGCAGCCGAAACTGCCGATTCACATCAAAAGCAATTTGGTTGTCGACGTAGTACAGCGTAGCGCTGGCCGAGATATTCCACCACGTAGTAGGGGCGAAGGAGCGAGTAGCCGTAAGGCTGAGGTGGTGTTGGCGGCCCACGTTGCGCGGGGTCATTGCCACCTTGTTGCTTTCGAGTGTGTCGTTGATGGAGGCAATGATGTCGCGGGTGCGGGTGTAGGCGAGCGTGAGAGCTAGGTTGCCGCCCGTCGCATAATCGACGGCAAAGCGGTTGGCGTACTGCGGGCGCAGTAGCGGGTTGCCCTGCCAAAAAGAAAGCTCGTCGAGGAGCGTGATAAAAGGATTCAGATTTTGGTAGGCGGGCCGGTCGAGGCGGCGGGCGTAGGAGAGGGATAGGCGGCGCTGGTCGCTGAGCTTGTAGCCAGCGGAAAGGGCCGGAAACAAGTTTAGGTAGTCACGCTTTACGGGCTGGGTGGGCGTCGTTTGCGCGTCGGCGTAACTCAGCTGCCCCCGAGCCCGCGTGTTTTCCAGCCGCAAGCCGCCTTGTAGACGCACGCGCGAACTAACGGCCACCTGGTAGTCGGCGTAGGCGGCGGCAATTTGTTCGTGGTACTCAAACCGGTTAGAGCGCTGGGCATCTAGCAGTTCAGCCGCACCTTCTACCCGCAAGAAACGGTAGTCGTTATCCGATTGCACATCCGAAAACTTAGCCCCGACGCTCAACTGCCCCCGACCTAGGCTGTCTTGAAAATCGGCCTTGAAAGCATATAAATGAATACCAGCCTGCGTGAGCGAGCGGTACAGGTTTTCGCTCAGCGTGGTGCCTTCCGGGCTGCGGTAAACATTGGGCTGCAAGTTGCGCGAGCCGCCGTCGAAGTAGCCGTAGTCGGCGGCGGCGCTGAAGGTACGGCCAGTGCTGTCTTGCCAGCGGTAGTTCAGGCTAGCATTGTAGCGGTTGCTGCGTTGAAAGTAGTAATCGTTGGTGGCGTAGAGGGTGCGCAGGAGTTGGCCGGTGGCCTCGGGCAAGATGCGCGTGGTGGTGTGGGTGAGGCCGGGGCCAAAGCGCTGGTTGGTGCTCAACGCCAGACCTAGGGTCTGGTGGTCGTCGAGCTGGTAATCGGCGCCGAGCGTGGCGTTGACGCTGCTGCGCTTGTCGGTATCGCGGGTGGGGCTGTCGTAGATGGTGTCGCGCTGCACCCGATAGAGCGTGTAGCGGTAGGCGTAGTTGCCAAGCTGGTGGTTGTAGGTGCCGTAGAGGTTCAGCCGGCCACGGCGGTAATTTAGGTTGAGGTCAGCATTGGTTTTGGGCGTGTACCAGTGCGAAACGCCTACCGTGAAGGCGCCGTTTAGGCCTTCGGCCATGCCTTTCTTCGTGCGGATATTGATGAGCCCAGCCGTGCCCGCCGCGTCGTACTGCACACCAGGGTTGGCGAGCAGGTCGATGTTGCTGATAGCGTTGGCCGGAAGGGTTTTCAGTAAGGCCACGAGGTCAGCACTTTCTAGGTACACCAGCTTGCCATCGAGCATGAGGCGCACGCCCTGCTTACCATTCAGTGAAACAACGTTGTCGCGACTAATAGCTACGCCCGGCGCTCGGCGCAGTAAGTCGTAAGCCGTTTGGCCCGCCGCCGTGGTGCTGCCGGCCACATTCACGCTGAGGTTGCCGTTTTCGGCCGTTACCAGATCTTGCTTGCCAAATACGCGCACTTCGCCTAGCTCGGCCGCTGATGCTGTGAGTACCAGCGTGCCCCAGTCGCGGCTAGCTAGCGCAAACGCCTCGGACTGATACGGCTGGTAGCCCACGAACCGCACCATAAGCTGATAAGCGCTCGGCGCGTCATAGTGCAGCACAAACTCCCCCGCGGCGTTGGTGAGCGTACCCTGCACCGCCTGCTGATCGGTGGTGCGCACCAAGGCCACCGTCACGAACTCTAACGGGTGCTGTTGAGCATCGACTACCCGGCCGCGCAACGTCTGATCGGTTTGAGCCTGGGCGGCAAATTGAATCAGCAAGCAGAAGAGCAGGGGCAGAAGATACCGCATAGAAGCGAGGAAAAGGCGTGTACTTCAAGAGGTGAAGTACCGCCAAAGATAGAAGCTCCGGCGCAGCGAAAACCCGTTTGCTGGTGGCCCAGTCTACCTAGCTAGGTTCCACAGCAATGCGGCCACCAGCGCCCCGACTAGCGTGTTAAGCGAGTTGACGGCATCATTCGAAAGCCAGTGCTTGCGCTCCAGCGTGGCACCCAGCACCGAGTCGGCTAGGTTGCCTACCGTGCCCGCTAGCAATAGCCAGCCAAATGCCCTGCTCCACCCGAAACCTAGGCTATACACCACAGCAATAATAAAGCTGCCCGCTAGCCCCAGCAGCGTGCCTTCAAGGCTGATTACACCATCTAGTCCGCGCGTATCGGGCTTCAGGGTGAGGATATTGTAGTAACGTCGGCCGTACACATTACCTAGCTCCGAGGCCATAGTGTCGGCTGTAGCTGAGGCAAAGCTGCCGGCTATCATCAGTTGAAACACTGGAGAATAGGCGGGAAAAAGCCAACTTAGTAAGCCTAGAATTCCTGCTACGCCACCATTAGCCAACGCTTGACTAGTAGTGCGCCGGCCCTTGTTTTCTTCAGCCAGCCCCGCCCGGCGCTTCTCCTCCACATGCCACCCCGATGCTGTCGACCCAAGTAGAAAGAACACGCCGAGCATCGCCAAACCCGTATAACCCGCCCCTAAAAAGATCAGCACGCCCAACACGCCACCAGTGCAGGCGCCCGCCACCGTGAGCTTGCCGGCCCGCACGCTGTAGAACATGCCCGCCCCC
This Hymenobacter sp. GOD-10R DNA region includes the following protein-coding sequences:
- a CDS encoding outer membrane beta-barrel family protein, which codes for MRYLLPLLFCLLIQFAAQAQTDQTLRGRVVDAQQHPLEFVTVALVRTTDQQAVQGTLTNAAGEFVLHYDAPSAYQLMVRFVGYQPYQSEAFALASRDWGTLVLTASAAELGEVRVFGKQDLVTAENGNLSVNVAGSTTAAGQTAYDLLRRAPGVAISRDNVVSLNGKQGVRLMLDGKLVYLESADLVALLKTLPANAISNIDLLANPGVQYDAAGTAGLINIRTKKGMAEGLNGAFTVGVSHWYTPKTNADLNLNYRRGRLNLYGTYNHQLGNYAYRYTLYRVQRDTIYDSPTRDTDKRSSVNATLGADYQLDDHQTLGLALSTNQRFGPGLTHTTTRILPEATGQLLRTLYATNDYYFQRSNRYNASLNYRWQDSTGRTFSAAADYGYFDGGSRNLQPNVYRSPEGTTLSENLYRSLTQAGIHLYAFKADFQDSLGRGQLSVGAKFSDVQSDNDYRFLRVEGAAELLDAQRSNRFEYHEQIAAAYADYQVAVSSRVRLQGGLRLENTRARGQLSYADAQTTPTQPVKRDYLNLFPALSAGYKLSDQRRLSLSYARRLDRPAYQNLNPFITLLDELSFWQGNPLLRPQYANRFAVDYATGGNLALTLAYTRTRDIIASINDTLESNKVAMTPRNVGRQHHLSLTATRSFAPTTWWNISASATLYYVDNQIAFDVNRQFRLRALAGNVSLQQSFQLPFWSLNAELVGNYNSPTTTSANERNHGNGQLDAALSRKFFKEAGSLSLGITDIFLTSRWNSRSQFAGFYLRSYGYGETRQVRLNFTYNFGNKQVAAPHERKSALDTEAGRIK
- a CDS encoding DUF92 domain-containing protein, with translation MNNILHVGAVVLILGAGMFYSVRAGKLTVAGACTGGVLGVLIFLGAGYTGLAMLGVFFLLGSTASGWHVEEKRRAGLAEENKGRRTTSQALANGGVAGILGLLSWLFPAYSPVFQLMIAGSFASATADTMASELGNVYGRRYYNILTLKPDTRGLDGVISLEGTLLGLAGSFIIAVVYSLGFGWSRAFGWLLLAGTVGNLADSVLGATLERKHWLSNDAVNSLNTLVGALVAALLWNLAR